A genomic window from Nicotiana sylvestris chromosome 11, ASM39365v2, whole genome shotgun sequence includes:
- the LOC138881062 gene encoding uncharacterized protein, with protein MAPSKRGDTHVNLKELFAAVGFKKYTAIKKASEEPVRSWKDQKIIANLMERMQDYDSILAKTEKALDKAKEKIIQLNEEAKSSKEHQVMRFEEKMAQFEKEKDRWIHSKAQLHAQLKEMRRYNREHQHADIDREIAQARLEQARLRAQLESALDREGHIRDIATTRQQRLQNQDQNLQDFRAQIHDLAVYTSQSYVNCQGMDYERFLEHAPTFARHLAVELERMYRTLGGQPGQAPP; from the exons atggctcccagtaagagaggtgatacacatgtcaaccttaaagagttatttgctgctgttgggttTAAGAAGTATACAGCC atAAAGAAAGCCTCTGAAGAGCCAGtaagaagttggaaagatcagaaaatcattgccaatctgatggaaaggatgcaagattatgactccattttggcaaaaaccgaaaaggcgttagataaagctaaggaaaaaatcatacagctaaatgaggaggccaaatctagtaaAGAACACCAAGTAATGAGATTTGAAGAAAAAATGGCTCAATTCGAGAAAGAGAAGGATCGTTGGATACATTCAAAggctcaactccatgcacaattgaaagaaatgagaaggtacaatagagaacatcagcatgcagatattgatagggagatagcacaggcaagactcgagcAGGCCAGACTTCGGGCTCAATTGGAGTCGGCTTTAGATCGCGAGGGCcatataagagatatagccaccactcgccaacagcgaTTACAAAACCAAGACCAGAATCTCCAAGATTttagagcacaaatccatgatttggctgtttatacctctcaaagttatgtgaactgccagGGGATGGATTATGAGAGATTTTTggagcatgcacctacttttgcccgtcatcttgcagtagagttagagaggatgtaccgtACATTAGGGGGTCAGCCGGGTCAAGCTCCGCCGTGA